The Sebastes umbrosus isolate fSebUmb1 chromosome 10, fSebUmb1.pri, whole genome shotgun sequence nucleotide sequence aatatatttttcatgtcactgtaaaatcaatcatttttttgtatACGATAATAccataatactttattgtcagaaaggtctgaaatttgttttgcatcacagcagctccatttgcaacatcacaaaaaggacaaagacaaaaaacaaggatacatacatttaaacattacaatcatagaagacgatattcagggcccttcaacgtacatttgatctgggattaggctccatatttagttttaggattgactggtgtacaaaagagtgcttcagtctaaccttattaaatcatggaaccctgtatctccgatttgatggtaacaattcatattcactgttcaaaacatggttggggtcagagacgatggtgttagccagccttaaaatgttattatgataggctgattcatagaatttctcaaggggttgacctacAGTATCTTGCTGAATGTTTAATTAAGTTGCAGTTGTAACCATTTGCTTTCCTTCTCTGCTTGGTTGTGTAGGTGTTTATCGCCCAGTCACGGTcttcaacaaaacacagagacgTTGAGGATGAGGAGTTGACCAGGATCTTTGTCATGATCCCCAAGTCTTTCTCAGAGGAGGAccttaaaaacacattcaaagtaACTATACCCATTTTCTTTCTGCCTTTACCATCGTCTTTATGTTAAATAAAGACTACAATGCATACTTGCCAACTCCCGGgggactcccgtttttcattgccctctcctggtttcctcccgggATCATAATCCTCCCGCAGTTATTTTTTCCACCATGATCCCACATAACCAGTTTAGCAGGATAAATACAAATCTATTTATCCCTggctttgtttgtctgtctctttcaGGAGTATGGTGATATTGAGTACTGCGTCATCATCAAGAATAAGACCACAGGGGAAAGTAAAGGACTGGGCTACGTGAGATACTACAAACCCTCCCAAGCTGCCATCGCTATAGAGAACTGTGACAAAAGTAAGATGGTGTTAACTTCTCTTACAGGAAAAAAAGTACTGGGAGACTTTATATGTCTACATATTCATAACTGAATTTAAACTTTACAGTTAACATAATATTTAGTGTTTTTCTCACCGATGTGGACGATTTAGTCTGTCAGAACTGTGTGATTGATGATGGTGGTGTTATTAGGTTACAGAGCCATCCTGGCTGAGCCTCGCACCAAGAATACAGCACAAGAAGACTACTCTGGTGGAGCGCCCAGAGGGGATTACATgggcggcggcggtggtggtggcggcggaGGCTGCAACGACCCAAACCAGTATGCCTTCCCTATGGGTAAGCAGTTTGACATCCTAATTCAGTATTTCTTTTGTTATATCCTTTTGTTCATCTCTTTCAAGCCCATGACCAACACTTTAGTCAGTCAGGCATAAGACACATCATTGCTGTATTTTGTGTCTGCTGTCAGATGAACATTATACTTGGGCATTATGATGAGTAGCTCTTATTTAAATGTACCCTGGTGGGGTTTCTTTTTACCTTAGGCATCTCTGTGGAGCAACAGTGTTTTTATGAGTAGCTCCCTGTTTTCCTGCCAATTACTTCACATTATTCCACTGATCTACAGGTGGCGGTAACGCGCCCAGAAACTCGGCAAAGACGAGGCTCAGGCAGGAGAGAAGACTGCTAGCAAGTAATCATAGATATAaacaatgtaggctacaaatGAGCACTCTGTTGGTGAACCGGAACATGAATAACTAGAAGTGAAAGATGTTACCATAGATGTATATACATAGATACCGGTTCAACCCGTTGCTGCGATACGTCAGTGTCACTGCCATATTCTATGTAATGAACAGAATGTTGTAGTTTATTCTGAATTCTTTAGTGGAGGGATGCAAGAACAGGGCTAATGTGGGACCGACGGCTAGTTCTAGTTAATAACCTGGCAGCTACATTTTGAACCAACTGTAAGTGTGTAAATCAATAGTTCAAGATCCGTAGACGACGAGATACATCggatttttgggatattttttagCAGTGGAAAACAGGACTGGATGAGCTTAGTAACACAACGGTCAAAGGTCATTCTTATAAGAGTCCTAAGCGCCTCTAATGTGAATCCATTTGGGAATCCCTTACTGTAGTCGTCTCCGTCCTGTTCTTGACCCTGGTGTCTCCCTACAGCTGACCCTGGCAACTACCAGTCAATGGACTACCGCTCCTccggtggtggtggcggcggcggcagcggtgACTTCACGCGGTGCCTGATGTTGTCAACGCGGGCTGCGCTCACCCAGGAGCAGATCTTTGCTCTCTTTGACCTCATTCCTTGCATGGAGTActgtgagctgcagagagacTCTTATGGAATGAGCAAAGGTTAGTGATTAAACACCTGGGCGCTACAATCTcataatttaaatacattttccagACAGGTCAAACTTTTTTTGGAACAAAAAGTATTTCAAAAAATGACTTTCTTGATTGTAATATAAGCTCAAGTCATTTTTATAGTTTGTAATTAATGCAGTCTGTGGATGTTGATGTGTTCCAGCTGTTTATTATGCTGACTGTAAACTTAAAACTTCTCCTCAGGTCATGCTTTGATTCGCTACGGTAACCTTGGATCAGCGGTTTACGCCAAGGAAAAGCTGAATGGCTTTGAATATCCACCTGGCAACAGACTGGTAGTCAACTTTGTTGACGACGGAGAGGACCGCggaaggtacacacacacacacacacacacacacacatgcatgtatatACACTTTACACTTGCTGTGTGTCTGCGGAAGTTAATGGAGGCATGCAGCAGAAATGACCTTTTAGagttaatatattaattaaaaatgattaactGTAACCTCTTC carries:
- the rbm45 gene encoding RNA-binding protein 45 isoform X1 — its product is MEEYPASANTKQTENLDDPPNSRLFAVTSRSITEDDIRESFSVFGEVQGVWVVKDKQTKESKGIAYVKFSKSSHACLAMEEMHGKVVLEGTKPIKVFIAQSRSSTKHRDVEDEELTRIFVMIPKSFSEEDLKNTFKEYGDIEYCVIIKNKTTGESKGLGYVRYYKPSQAAIAIENCDKSYRAILAEPRTKNTAQEDYSGGAPRGDYMGGGGGGGGGGCNDPNQYAFPMGGGNAPRNSAKTRLRQERRLLASNHRYKQSDPGNYQSMDYRSSGGGGGGGSGDFTRCLMLSTRAALTQEQIFALFDLIPCMEYCELQRDSYGMSKGHALIRYGNLGSAVYAKEKLNGFEYPPGNRLVVNFVDDGEDRGSPVGRMAMQFVATQMMSAPWNAPSSSQGMKPPNFSVSSMPRIQTDVSLPPLKKLAPPESKTKERLFVVFSPSPLPPDVLEDVFCRFGSLIEVHLVPGRKVGYMKYAEKQSADDAMALLHGQVINGVKMKVMLADPPREESHKRARTY
- the rbm45 gene encoding RNA-binding protein 45 isoform X2, with protein sequence MEEYPASANTKQTENLDDPPNSRLFAVTSRSITEDDIRESFSVFGEVQGVWVVKDKQTKESKGIAYVKFSKSSHACLAMEEMHGKVVLEGTKPIKVFIAQSRSSTKHRDVEDEELTRIFVMIPKSFSEEDLKNTFKEYGDIEYCVIIKNKTTGESKGLGYVRYYKPSQAAIAIENCDKSYRAILAEPRTKNTAQEDYSGGAPRGDYMGGGGGGGGGGCNDPNQYAFPMADPGNYQSMDYRSSGGGGGGGSGDFTRCLMLSTRAALTQEQIFALFDLIPCMEYCELQRDSYGMSKGHALIRYGNLGSAVYAKEKLNGFEYPPGNRLVVNFVDDGEDRGSPVGRMAMQFVATQMMSAPWNAPSSSQGMKPPNFSVSSMPRIQTDVSLPPLKKLAPPESKTKERLFVVFSPSPLPPDVLEDVFCRFGSLIEVHLVPGRKVGYMKYAEKQSADDAMALLHGQVINGVKMKVMLADPPREESHKRARTY